AAGCATCATATTATAAAGATAAAAATATTATCGATATTTTTGAATTGATACTTAAGAAAATTCTAGAAATGAATATAACTGTTATATATCTACCTAGATATAGAGATGATGCGATTATTAGAAAATATGGTCATTTCAAATCATTTATTGTTCCAGAACAGGATATAGGTGTATTTGGTCCAAATCTACTATATTTCGCTATAGCTACGATAAGTGGTGGTGGGACTATGCCAAGAGAAGCAGCATTGCTAGGAACTTTAGGGATATCTCTTTTTCCTAAAGATCTATATGTTGATATATGTATAAGAGATAGAGGTTTACCACATAAACGCTATAGTATTTTTGAATATAGTGATATAATTGATAGAATTTTATCAGATATTAGATATGTTATTAAAGAACCTGAGAGGTTCAAGAATATTGCAAAATATGTTGTAAATAAAATGGAGAAACCTAGTCAAACAATTCTAAAATTGTTAAAGGAAGAAATAAGCATTGAAAGCTGAGGTAGCTATGCCATGAACATCCATATATGTGGAATAGATGAGGCTGGTCGTGGTCCATTAATAGGAGATATGTTTATAGCAATGATAGTAATTAATACCGATGCATTGAAATATCTTGAAAACATTGGTGTAAGAGATAGTAAGAGACTATCTAGAGAAAAAAGAATAAAGTTCTTCCCAATAATCATAGAGAATTCAGAGCTAGTTCTAATCTCTAGGTTAACCCCTTCGCAACTAGATGAAGAGAATATTAATAAGTTAGAGCTTAATACTGTTTGTAGACTTATTAAGAAGTCTATATCGATTGTAAGCACAATTAGCGAAATATATATAGATGCCTTTGCTAATCCAAATAAGCTTCTACATTATATTAACTCTAATTGTATAGCAAGTAACAGAAGTATCAATGTATATATAGAACATGGGGCAGACAACAAATATGTTGTTGTTGGTGCTGCTAGTATTGTTGCAAAAGTTCTTAGAGATACTCATATTGATAATCTGAAGAAGGTTTATGGAGATTTTGGTAGTGGTTATCCTAGCGATAAAAAGACTATCGAATGGCTTAGAAACTACTATGCAAAACATAATGCCCTTCCTCCAATAGTTAGAAAATCTTGGTCTACAATAACAAGAGTTCTTGGTGTTCCTAAAATACATAAGGAAGGTGTATCAAAATCTCTTCTAGATTATGTTCATAATGATATATAGGTTGTGGTTAGAACTGTATTCTAAGAATAATGGTATTCAAATTTAGAAGAGATGTTAATAATGCCCTCTAGTCCGAGGTTTATTGTTGATTCTATGCTTGGACATGTAGCTAGATGGCTACGAATGCTGGGATATGATACTGTTTACTATAGAAATATTGATGATTGGAAATTATTAAGGATTGCAAAAAATGAGGATAGAATAATCTTAACTAGAGATTTAGGGTTATTTAGAAGAGCGAGAAAGAATGGATTGAGAGCTTTATTTATTGAGGATCCATCTATTGAAAAAATTCTTGCACTGCTATCAATTAGATATGGTATTAGGCTAGAATTCGATGAAAATGATACAAGGTGTCCTGAATGTAATGGTATTCTAAGATGTACTTCATCAATAGTAGAAGTCTCTAGTAAGGTAAGTAAAGATATTGTTTTAAAATACAAAAAGTTTTGGATTTGTCAATCATGTGGTAAGGTCTACTGGCAAG
Above is a genomic segment from Ignisphaera aggregans DSM 17230 containing:
- a CDS encoding ribonuclease HII (COGs: COG0164 Ribonuclease HII~InterPro IPR001352:IPR004649~KEGG: sso:SSO2384 ribonuclease HII (RnhB)~PFAM: ribonuclease HII/HIII~SPTR: A3DP13 Ribonuclease~TIGRFAM: ribonuclease HII~PFAM: Ribonuclease HII~TIGRFAM: ribonuclease H, mammalian HI/archaeal HII subfamily), encoding MNIHICGIDEAGRGPLIGDMFIAMIVINTDALKYLENIGVRDSKRLSREKRIKFFPIIIENSELVLISRLTPSQLDEENINKLELNTVCRLIKKSISIVSTISEIYIDAFANPNKLLHYINSNCIASNRSINVYIEHGADNKYVVVGAASIVAKVLRDTHIDNLKKVYGDFGSGYPSDKKTIEWLRNYYAKHNALPPIVRKSWSTITRVLGVPKIHKEGVSKSLLDYVHNDI
- a CDS encoding protein of unknown function DUF82 (COGs: COG1656 conserved hypothetical protein~InterPro IPR002782~KEGG: smr:Smar_1308 hypothetical protein~PFAM: protein of unknown function DUF82~SPTR: A3DP39 Putative uncharacterized protein~PFAM: Protein of unknown function DUF82) translates to MPSSPRFIVDSMLGHVARWLRMLGYDTVYYRNIDDWKLLRIAKNEDRIILTRDLGLFRRARKNGLRALFIEDPSIEKILALLSIRYGIRLEFDENDTRCPECNGILRCTSSIVEVSSKVSKDIVLKYKKFWICQSCGKVYWQGTHWKTIPSILERAQQEKLKFLSKIKPIEKKISSEEGV